In the Syntrophorhabdus sp. genome, CTCCTGTCCGTTCCCATGATGATCAAGGACCAGGTCGTCGGCGTCATCAACAGCTACACGACAAGGGAGCACACCTTCACGAAGGAGGAGATCGACATACTTCAAGCTGTGGCGAACCAGGCGGCGGTTGCCATCGAGAACACGAACCTCAGCCACGAGATACTCGCCGCCAAGGAGGCGCTGGAGTCGCGCAAGCTCGTCGAGCGCGCCAAGGGCATACTGATGCGTGAGCTGGGACTGAGCGAGGACGAGGCCTACCGGAAGATCCACAAGAAGAGCATGGATATGCGAAAGACCATGAAGGAAGTGGCGGAGGCGATCATCCTTGCCTTCGATATCCAGAAAAGAACTTGACAACAGTGTGCCCGCACACTATCATATTGACAGATTATTTGGATTTTTAGCAGAGCTGCTAAGAATGATTGGACAAGGGCGTCCAGGGCGCTTAAAACTGCTTTGGACGCCCTTCTTACATTTGGAGGGGCGGTGCCTATATGGAAAAGATGATACGGATCGGTTTAGGTCAGATGAACTCAACGGTGGGCGACATAACGGGAAACGGTGAAAAGGTCATCGAGTGGGTGGAGAGGGCAAAGGCTGAGGATGTGGACATCCTCGCGCTGCCGGAGCTTGCCATAACGGGCTATCCGCCGGAGGACCTGCTCCTGAAAAAGGGTTTTGTGGACGCGAACATGAGGACCATCAACGAGGTGGCGTCGCGGATCGATTCTCCCGTCACGATCGTGGGTTTTGTGGACAGGTCCCGATCCGGCCTCCACAATGCGGCTGCCGTCATCTACAGGGGAAAGATACGGGGTGTCTTCCGCAAGGAGCTCCTTCCCAACTACGGTGTCTTCGATGAAAAGAGATACTTTTTTCCCGGCGCCCGTCCCCGGGTGTTCCGCTACGGCAACATTCTCTTCGGCATCGGGATATGCGAGGACATGTGGTTCAGGGAGGGTCCCACGCATTCCATGGCCCGGGCAGGTGCCCGGCTCATCTTCAACATCAACGCATCGCCCTACCATACGGGGAAGATATACGTCCGGGAGGATGTGGTCAGGAACAGGATCCGGGAGGACCGGGTGTGGGTTGCCTACATCAATCTCGTCGGCGGCCAGGACGAGCTCGTGTTCGACGGGCAGAGCTTCGTGATGGACCGCTCGGGCGCGGTCGTCGCCTCGGCGGGCGCGTTCCGGGAAGACCTGCTCGTCGTCGATATTCCTGAAAAGGAGCTTGCGAAGAAGGCCCGGGCGGCGGGTAGCGCCGGACAGGTCATCACCGTCGCCGCGCGTCACCATGGGTCTCGCCCCGCGGTCAAGAAGCCGCTCGCCGCTCACACCGTCACGCGTCTCGACGTTGTGGAAGAGGTGTACGAGGCGCTGAAGCTCGGCCTTGCCGACTATGTGCGGAAGAACGGGTTCAAGGGCACCGTGATCGGGCTCTCGGGAGGAATAGATTCGGCGCTCGTGGCTGCCGTTGCGGCGGACGCGCTCGGCAGGGACAACATCGCGTGTGTCTTCATGCCCTCGAAGTTCACGTCCCGGGAATCGTCGGAAGACGCCTTCGACCTCGCGAAGAGACTGGGCGTCAGGATCATCGAGGTGCCCATCGACCCCGTATTCTCCGCCTACAAGGCAAGCCTCGGAAAGGTCTTCCACGGCCTCGGCGAGGACGTCACGGAGGAGAACCTCCAGGCGCGTATTCGCGGCAACATCCTCATGGCGCTGTCCAACAAGTTCGGGTGGCTCGTGCTCACGACAGGCAACAAATCGGAGATGAGCGTGGGTTACGCGACCCTGTACGGCGACATGGCCGGCGGGTTCGCCGTTATCAAGGACGTCCCGAAGACATTTGTTTACAAGCTTTGCGCGTGGCGCAACCGTCTCGGCGCCGTCATTCCCGAGAGGATACTGTCGAAGGAGCCGACGGCGGAGCTCAAGGCCGGTCAGAAGGACCGCGACAGCCTTCCGCCTTACGACCATCTCGATCAGGTGCTGAAAAGCTACGTTGAAGAGGACAAGGAGCCTTCCGCGGCCGATTTTCCCAACCTGCCCGCGGAGGAGATCGCCCGCGTTTTGAGAATGGTTGACTTGAGCGAATACAAGCGCCGCCAGTCCCCGCCGGGGATCAAGATAACACCCAAGGCATTCGGCAAGGACAGGAGGATGCCTATCACCAACAAATACAAGGGTTCGCAATGAAATTCGAGTTCATGGTAAAAAGGCTCTCGCCGGTTTTGAAGAGG is a window encoding:
- a CDS encoding NAD+ synthase, with amino-acid sequence MEKMIRIGLGQMNSTVGDITGNGEKVIEWVERAKAEDVDILALPELAITGYPPEDLLLKKGFVDANMRTINEVASRIDSPVTIVGFVDRSRSGLHNAAAVIYRGKIRGVFRKELLPNYGVFDEKRYFFPGARPRVFRYGNILFGIGICEDMWFREGPTHSMARAGARLIFNINASPYHTGKIYVREDVVRNRIREDRVWVAYINLVGGQDELVFDGQSFVMDRSGAVVASAGAFREDLLVVDIPEKELAKKARAAGSAGQVITVAARHHGSRPAVKKPLAAHTVTRLDVVEEVYEALKLGLADYVRKNGFKGTVIGLSGGIDSALVAAVAADALGRDNIACVFMPSKFTSRESSEDAFDLAKRLGVRIIEVPIDPVFSAYKASLGKVFHGLGEDVTEENLQARIRGNILMALSNKFGWLVLTTGNKSEMSVGYATLYGDMAGGFAVIKDVPKTFVYKLCAWRNRLGAVIPERILSKEPTAELKAGQKDRDSLPPYDHLDQVLKSYVEEDKEPSAADFPNLPAEEIARVLRMVDLSEYKRRQSPPGIKITPKAFGKDRRMPITNKYKGSQ